Proteins from one Leptonema illini DSM 21528 genomic window:
- a CDS encoding class I SAM-dependent methyltransferase has translation MEGMPCPVCQSQFEALYEIERFSPPLEIIRCPSCGLQRQARFPADLRALYGEEYYTGQADYSYEDERRQEPYYGHVWRARLRTIRRHVRPPAALLDVGCSFGGFVQAATRAGFTATGVDLSDYAVSEGRRRGRNLIHGDLTDVRGRYDVITAIEVLEHLPDPAETASRLFELLRPGGLVVLQTANFLGRQAINAGADYHYYLPGHLFYYSTYNLRLLLERHGFQRVQFYRGVDFGLLPKLLKMRGNFKTLTDYRRMIPTALYHLKSRIAFGDFALTSSMVCYARKPR, from the coding sequence ATGGAAGGTATGCCGTGCCCCGTCTGCCAGTCGCAGTTTGAGGCCCTCTACGAAATCGAGAGGTTCTCGCCGCCTCTTGAGATTATTCGCTGCCCTTCGTGCGGTCTGCAGAGGCAGGCAAGATTCCCGGCCGATCTCAGGGCGCTCTACGGCGAAGAATATTATACGGGACAGGCCGATTACAGCTACGAAGACGAGCGCCGGCAGGAGCCCTACTACGGCCACGTCTGGAGGGCGCGTCTTCGCACCATTCGCAGGCATGTTCGTCCGCCGGCCGCTTTGCTCGATGTAGGATGCAGCTTTGGCGGATTTGTTCAGGCGGCAACCAGGGCCGGCTTCACGGCAACAGGCGTCGATCTTTCGGACTATGCGGTGAGCGAAGGCCGGCGCCGGGGGCGTAACCTGATTCACGGCGATCTTACAGACGTTCGCGGACGATACGACGTGATCACGGCCATCGAAGTGCTCGAACATCTGCCCGACCCGGCCGAAACCGCATCGCGCCTTTTTGAGCTTTTACGCCCGGGAGGACTTGTCGTATTACAGACGGCTAACTTTCTCGGTCGGCAGGCGATAAATGCCGGCGCCGACTATCATTACTATCTTCCCGGTCATCTGTTTTATTATTCGACGTATAACCTGCGCCTGCTTCTCGAACGGCACGGCTTTCAGCGAGTGCAATTTTATAGAGGCGTCGATTTCGGCCTGCTACCGAAACTGCTGAAGATGCGCGGAAACTTCAAAACGCTCACAGATTACCGGCGCATGATTCCGACCGCTCTCTATCATCTGAAAAGCCGGATCGCCTTCGGCGACTTTGCGCTCACCTCGTCGATGGTCTGCTACGCCCGAAAGCCTCGCTGA
- a CDS encoding GerMN domain-containing protein: METENRTILILFSVVVLLVFLDHQSDRQLKLAGVDSVERLSADELTESALDEAERLDRLHRPALERKVKKSVTRGVEDARDEIEERAEDVSESARLQAEEVADDLTRDATRVVKKGLTQTLDKAKLQLKEVSLDENGMQAADERLPVLPVIKKDGHVQTHLTLYYPGFQGRKTVMMKVRRTLPESVDAMKALTLLQKGPTPKEKGLVNAFDASLQVKRLTMDGSIAEVYVSESVHRMSAPIRQDRLDQLCLTLLQFREIKGVRIIVDGRVVRQLGTGKDAIPVAQPVRHIDRPIEEYRSL; the protein is encoded by the coding sequence ATGGAGACCGAGAACCGAACCATCCTCATCCTGTTCAGCGTTGTCGTGCTGCTGGTCTTTCTGGACCATCAGTCCGACCGGCAGTTGAAGCTTGCCGGTGTTGACAGCGTCGAGCGGTTGTCGGCCGACGAGCTGACCGAATCGGCCCTTGATGAAGCCGAACGGCTTGATCGTCTGCATCGTCCTGCTCTTGAGCGCAAAGTAAAAAAGAGCGTCACGCGCGGTGTGGAAGATGCCCGAGATGAGATCGAAGAGCGGGCCGAAGACGTATCGGAATCGGCGCGTCTGCAGGCTGAAGAGGTCGCCGACGATCTGACACGGGACGCTACCCGCGTCGTTAAGAAAGGCCTGACGCAGACGCTTGATAAGGCGAAGCTGCAACTCAAAGAGGTCTCGCTTGATGAAAATGGCATGCAGGCGGCTGACGAAAGGCTGCCTGTCCTTCCCGTGATCAAAAAAGACGGCCATGTGCAGACGCATCTCACGCTCTATTATCCGGGATTTCAGGGCAGAAAGACGGTGATGATGAAGGTTCGCCGCACCCTGCCTGAAAGCGTCGATGCCATGAAGGCCCTTACGCTTTTACAGAAGGGGCCCACACCAAAAGAGAAGGGCCTTGTAAACGCCTTTGATGCTTCGTTACAGGTGAAACGTCTTACGATGGATGGCAGCATCGCCGAGGTCTATGTAAGCGAATCGGTTCATCGTATGAGCGCTCCGATCCGGCAGGATCGCCTGGATCAGCTCTGCCTGACGCTTCTGCAATTCCGTGAGATCAAAGGCGTGCGTATCATCGTCGATGGGCGTGTCGTCAGGCAGCTTGGGACCGGCAAAGATGCCATTCCTGTGGCGCAGCCTGTGCGTCATATTGATCGTCCGATCGAAGAATACAGATCTCTGTAA
- a CDS encoding mannose-1-phosphate guanylyltransferase: MATAKKAKNLKNLKNLKESKKSSNSGNKKKAAGLAKTASAKKAPAKQAPAKKATSANASKPVVLIMAGGKGERFWPRSTVSTPKQLQKIYSNKTLLQETIDRARAFTSADRIFIGCNPSLKKAIQKGHKIPDAQFVLEPEGRNTAPIIALAALQLESRFPGSVQVILSADHFIQPLDRFAESMKAGMTLAQQDYLVTCGIVPTRPDPGYGYIQPRKSEVLKPAGWMIEQFHEKPDIEKAAGYVKDGFLWNSGIFLWKGSVILEEFRKHAPEILQPLEKTYKSAAALKKVFPTLPEQPIDIAIMERSQRRAVVPASFQWDDVGSWLALERIRSESADADGNIFAGEKTQTAAFDARGNIIVPNSKRLIALLGVKDLVYVETDTSVLIATKERLNDIKKLIAKLKEKPALQSFLQ, from the coding sequence ATGGCCACGGCAAAGAAAGCTAAGAATCTGAAAAACCTGAAGAATCTTAAAGAGTCAAAGAAATCATCGAATAGCGGCAATAAAAAAAAGGCAGCCGGTCTGGCGAAGACTGCGTCAGCGAAAAAAGCGCCTGCAAAGCAAGCCCCTGCAAAGAAGGCGACATCGGCGAATGCATCGAAGCCCGTCGTACTGATCATGGCAGGCGGGAAAGGAGAGCGCTTCTGGCCGCGCTCCACCGTATCGACGCCGAAGCAGCTGCAGAAGATCTACTCCAACAAGACCCTTTTACAGGAAACGATCGATAGAGCCAGGGCCTTCACCTCGGCCGATCGCATCTTCATCGGATGCAATCCGTCGCTGAAAAAGGCCATCCAGAAGGGCCATAAGATTCCCGATGCGCAGTTTGTGCTTGAGCCCGAAGGACGCAACACCGCTCCGATCATCGCCCTTGCCGCATTGCAGTTGGAGTCTCGCTTTCCAGGAAGTGTTCAGGTTATACTCTCCGCAGATCACTTTATTCAGCCTCTTGACCGCTTTGCCGAATCCATGAAGGCAGGCATGACCCTTGCGCAGCAGGATTATCTCGTTACGTGTGGGATTGTTCCGACACGGCCTGATCCAGGCTACGGATATATACAGCCCCGTAAATCCGAGGTTCTTAAACCGGCCGGCTGGATGATCGAGCAGTTTCACGAGAAGCCCGATATCGAGAAGGCGGCCGGCTATGTAAAAGACGGCTTCCTCTGGAATTCCGGCATCTTCCTCTGGAAGGGATCGGTCATCCTTGAAGAATTCCGCAAGCATGCGCCCGAGATCCTGCAACCGCTTGAAAAGACGTATAAGAGCGCAGCCGCTCTCAAAAAGGTATTCCCGACGCTGCCCGAGCAGCCCATAGATATAGCCATCATGGAGCGTTCACAGCGCAGGGCGGTGGTGCCCGCTTCGTTTCAGTGGGATGACGTCGGTTCCTGGCTGGCCCTCGAACGCATTCGCAGCGAATCGGCCGATGCCGACGGAAACATCTTTGCCGGCGAGAAGACGCAGACCGCCGCTTTTGATGCACGGGGAAACATCATCGTGCCGAACTCAAAGCGCCTGATCGCCCTGCTTGGCGTGAAGGATCTCGTATACGTGGAGACCGACACCTCTGTGCTCATCGCCACAAAAGAGCGGCTGAACGACATCAAGAAGCTCATCGCAAAGCTCAAGGAAAAACCTGCTTTACAGAGCTTCTTACAATAA
- a CDS encoding SPFH domain-containing protein, whose product MLRRWIIRALPFLFLAAILLLSFVRADENEVLILGDAGGGAQRIVLPGETAFLPQRWLPAGPTLNRVSLHSRYLRSKQLYFLSQHEILGLDQSFAVQLTLNYRYRIDAPALSALLAQAETPDVEGIGALIKLRLDDFWFTAFRDRLGADDQLDTLERSAEQYIRGELVTDLNKTLSADGIVIESVLIEDIAVPDPARYRAVLANGQRLVDDRLRRLSQIEEARVKRAADEILLSGKRKHLAELGELLGRYPDLREYIAIDGLNDRVQVFVMPYDRFTGDKRSGSGLLPGGDTGLHRFDQGTDPSNGGFRDLTPP is encoded by the coding sequence ATGCTGCGACGCTGGATAATCCGGGCGCTGCCCTTCCTGTTTCTTGCTGCGATCCTTCTTCTTTCTTTCGTCAGAGCTGATGAGAACGAAGTACTGATCCTCGGCGATGCGGGGGGCGGTGCGCAGCGTATCGTTCTGCCGGGCGAGACTGCCTTTCTTCCGCAACGATGGCTGCCCGCAGGGCCGACGCTGAATCGGGTGTCGCTTCACAGCAGATATCTGCGAAGCAAGCAGCTCTATTTTCTTTCTCAGCATGAGATCCTCGGCCTGGATCAGAGCTTTGCCGTTCAGCTGACGCTGAACTATCGCTACCGCATTGACGCGCCTGCGCTTTCTGCTCTGCTTGCGCAGGCTGAAACGCCCGACGTCGAGGGTATCGGAGCATTGATCAAGCTTCGTCTTGACGACTTCTGGTTCACGGCCTTCCGGGATCGTCTGGGTGCCGATGACCAGCTCGATACACTGGAGCGAAGCGCCGAGCAGTACATTCGCGGTGAGCTCGTGACTGACCTGAATAAGACTCTCAGCGCCGATGGCATCGTCATTGAATCGGTACTCATCGAAGATATCGCCGTGCCCGATCCGGCGCGCTACAGAGCCGTTCTCGCAAACGGACAGCGGCTTGTCGACGATCGACTGAGACGGCTGAGTCAGATCGAAGAGGCTCGCGTTAAGCGCGCCGCCGATGAGATCCTGCTTTCAGGGAAACGCAAGCACCTCGCCGAGCTGGGGGAGCTGCTCGGTCGTTATCCTGATCTTCGCGAGTATATCGCCATCGACGGCCTCAACGACCGGGTGCAAGTATTCGTCATGCCCTATGATCGGTTTACGGGCGATAAGCGTTCCGGTTCGGGATTACTGCCGGGCGGCGATACGGGCCTGCATCGTTTCGATCAGGGAACGGATCCGTCGAACGGCGGCTTTCGCGATCTGACTCCGCCCTGA
- the hfq gene encoding RNA chaperone Hfq — MNEKNNIQDFVLNSARKEKIELTFYLMNGVPLKGKVQSFDNFTIVIENDGKQSLIYKHAISTIIIPKPVSLERPADPES; from the coding sequence ATGAACGAAAAAAATAACATCCAGGATTTTGTCCTGAATTCCGCACGCAAAGAGAAAATCGAGCTCACTTTCTATTTAATGAACGGCGTGCCTTTAAAAGGCAAAGTCCAGAGCTTCGACAATTTCACCATCGTGATCGAAAATGACGGGAAGCAGAGTCTGATTTACAAACATGCGATTTCGACGATAATTATTCCGAAGCCGGTATCGCTGGAACGACCTGCCGATCCTGAATCCTGA
- the miaA gene encoding tRNA (adenosine(37)-N6)-dimethylallyltransferase MiaA, whose product MSEIVIPVLLGPTATGKTALLAKLAERYNLEVLSCDSRQIYQGMPVGTAQPDRQTLEQIPHHLVGFLSPALSYSAGQFRKACNELIPEILKRGRIPVISGGTGFYYRALTTEMIELVDDEALRASVHAMSHDERLALLEAKDPLSLSEAGAVPAAGRVHRNDVYRVERSLYILLLTDRPLRSFYESGFKKRGDLSFAGVWLDLEAEAWKQKVRERALQMLEDGLVDEAVAVQREFGDCPGLRTPGYAEALQFAAGDLSRKDLEEPLIRSHLQYGRRQRVWFRREAELLPALGRDEALQNLEKLMAAGIRS is encoded by the coding sequence TTGAGCGAGATCGTTATACCGGTTCTGCTCGGCCCGACGGCGACGGGTAAGACCGCCCTTCTTGCGAAACTGGCCGAGCGTTATAATCTCGAAGTCCTGTCATGCGATTCGCGACAGATCTATCAGGGCATGCCCGTTGGAACGGCGCAGCCCGATCGTCAAACCCTCGAACAAATTCCGCATCATCTGGTCGGATTCCTGAGCCCTGCTTTGAGCTACAGCGCCGGGCAGTTTCGCAAGGCCTGCAACGAACTCATTCCCGAGATTCTAAAAAGAGGGCGAATCCCCGTTATCAGCGGCGGCACAGGCTTTTATTATCGTGCGCTGACCACCGAAATGATCGAGCTTGTCGACGACGAGGCGCTGCGTGCCTCCGTGCATGCGATGAGTCACGACGAGCGTCTTGCCCTGCTCGAAGCCAAGGACCCGCTCTCGCTCAGCGAGGCCGGGGCCGTGCCTGCCGCGGGGCGCGTACATCGTAACGACGTCTATCGCGTAGAGCGATCCCTTTATATTCTGCTACTCACCGACCGTCCTCTTCGATCGTTTTATGAATCCGGATTCAAGAAGCGCGGCGACCTTTCCTTTGCCGGAGTCTGGCTTGACCTTGAAGCCGAGGCCTGGAAGCAGAAGGTACGCGAACGAGCGTTGCAGATGCTCGAAGATGGGCTTGTGGACGAAGCGGTAGCCGTGCAGCGAGAATTTGGTGATTGTCCGGGATTGCGAACTCCAGGCTACGCAGAGGCGCTCCAGTTTGCCGCCGGCGACCTGAGCCGAAAGGACCTTGAAGAGCCCCTGATTCGCTCGCATCTTCAATATGGCCGTCGACAGAGGGTCTGGTTTCGACGTGAGGCCGAGCTTCTTCCCGCTCTGGGAAGAGACGAGGCGTTGCAGAACCTTGAAAAACTGATGGCTGCCGGAATTCGGAGTTGA
- the gmk gene encoding guanylate kinase, which yields MDSESARIVVLSSVSGGGKNTVLHRLLERNDRLYAAVTATSRRPRAGEQDGVHYHFLPPEEFRRRVEQGGFIEHAEVHGNLYGVPVSEVDRAHSLGKTLILNIDVQGMTTLKERYGSRIVTIFLLPPDEKTWESRLRYRGTESEEEVQLRLRIGRDELARADEFDHRIINDNLDHCVNQVEDILRSEGAI from the coding sequence ATGGACTCTGAGAGCGCCCGCATCGTAGTACTGTCCTCCGTTTCCGGAGGCGGCAAAAACACCGTTTTGCACCGATTGCTCGAACGAAACGATCGCCTGTATGCGGCCGTCACGGCGACAAGCCGTCGTCCGCGGGCAGGCGAGCAGGACGGCGTCCATTATCATTTCTTACCGCCTGAAGAATTTCGCAGGCGTGTGGAGCAGGGCGGCTTCATCGAACATGCAGAGGTGCACGGTAATCTCTACGGCGTTCCGGTGAGCGAGGTCGATCGAGCGCACAGCCTTGGCAAAACGCTCATTCTCAACATCGACGTGCAGGGCATGACGACGCTGAAAGAGCGCTACGGCTCGCGAATCGTCACTATCTTTCTTCTTCCGCCCGACGAAAAGACCTGGGAATCCCGCCTGCGCTACAGGGGAACGGAATCCGAAGAAGAGGTGCAGCTGCGCCTGCGCATCGGTCGCGACGAGCTTGCCCGGGCCGACGAATTCGATCATCGCATCATTAACGATAACCTTGATCATTGTGTGAACCAGGTCGAAGACATCCTGCGAAGCGAAGGAGCCATTTGA
- a CDS encoding CheR family methyltransferase produces MIPFSDIPDMTTVQFDRFAKLIHERAGIHLKEHKITLLSNRIRKRLRTLNMKDYDEYYQFLQNDKGNEMVHFLEVVTTNESYFWRTTQNYDALKTHVLPEVLKQYRGQELKLWSAGCSTGEEPYNLAIELIESMRKVGFFNFRIVATDISTRVVQFAQEGRYTGRKIEKIPPEILKRYFKPLTDDPEVFEVRDDIKKKIEFRVENLFQSTPSGMHVIFCRNVMIYFKREEQKVLVDRFHRALLPGGYLFIGHAESLQMLNTDFRTISTPLGILYRKEG; encoded by the coding sequence ATGATCCCCTTTTCTGATATTCCCGACATGACGACCGTTCAATTCGATCGTTTCGCGAAACTGATCCATGAACGAGCCGGAATCCATCTTAAAGAACACAAGATAACGCTGCTTTCTAATCGCATCCGCAAGCGTCTGCGCACGCTGAACATGAAGGATTACGACGAGTATTATCAGTTCTTGCAGAACGATAAAGGAAATGAGATGGTTCATTTCCTTGAAGTGGTGACGACGAACGAGTCCTATTTCTGGCGCACGACGCAGAACTATGACGCTCTTAAAACGCACGTGCTGCCCGAAGTTCTCAAACAGTACCGGGGTCAGGAGTTGAAGCTCTGGTCGGCCGGCTGCTCGACGGGAGAGGAACCGTATAACCTTGCCATCGAGCTGATCGAATCGATGCGCAAGGTGGGATTCTTCAATTTTCGTATCGTCGCCACCGATATCTCGACTCGCGTGGTGCAGTTCGCCCAGGAAGGTCGTTATACGGGCCGCAAGATCGAGAAGATTCCTCCCGAGATTCTCAAGCGCTATTTCAAGCCTCTGACCGACGATCCCGAGGTCTTCGAGGTGCGGGACGATATAAAGAAAAAGATCGAGTTTCGCGTCGAGAACCTCTTTCAGTCGACGCCGTCAGGCATGCATGTCATCTTCTGCCGCAACGTAATGATCTATTTCAAGCGCGAAGAGCAGAAGGTGCTCGTCGATCGTTTCCACAGAGCGCTTCTTCCAGGCGGGTATCTTTTCATCGGTCATGCAGAAAGCCTTCAGATGCTGAATACGGATTTCAGGACGATCAGCACTCCGCTCGGAATTCTTTACAGAAAGGAAGGGTGA